From Halotia branconii CENA392, the proteins below share one genomic window:
- the arsM gene encoding arsenosugar biosynthesis arsenite methyltransferase ArsM has protein sequence MTYLETAAQFYREVAQTPQVGLCCVQSTPLQLPGLKVPCQMQEMNYGCGTTVHPTELSNQPTVLYVGVGGGLEALQFAYFSRRPGGVIAIEPVAAMREAAARNLEIAATENPWFDTSFVEIKAGDAFNLPVADAAVDIVAQNCLFNIFEPEDLTRALLEAYRVLKPDGRLQMSDPIATRTIPEHLRQDEQLRAMCLSGALTYDEYTERIINAGFGQIEIRARRPYRLLDSQTYKLEENLLLESLDSVAFKVAIPEDGACIFTGKTAIYAGTESLFDDSAGHLLQRGIPAAVCDKTAAKFAALKPGEIMITDSTWHYSGGGCC, from the coding sequence ATGACCTATCTAGAAACAGCAGCGCAATTCTACCGCGAAGTTGCCCAAACCCCGCAAGTGGGACTTTGCTGCGTTCAAAGTACGCCCCTGCAATTACCAGGATTGAAAGTTCCCTGTCAGATGCAGGAGATGAATTATGGTTGTGGTACTACTGTTCACCCCACGGAACTCTCAAACCAACCCACGGTGCTTTATGTCGGTGTTGGTGGTGGTTTAGAGGCATTACAATTCGCTTATTTTTCCCGTCGTCCAGGTGGTGTAATTGCCATTGAACCGGTTGCTGCTATGCGAGAAGCCGCCGCCCGCAATCTGGAAATTGCCGCTACAGAAAACCCCTGGTTTGACACCAGTTTTGTGGAAATTAAAGCAGGTGATGCTTTTAACTTACCTGTGGCTGACGCTGCTGTTGATATTGTCGCCCAAAATTGCCTTTTCAACATTTTTGAACCAGAAGATTTAACTCGTGCTTTACTAGAGGCATATCGAGTATTAAAACCAGATGGACGCTTGCAAATGAGCGATCCGATTGCCACGCGCACAATTCCCGAACATCTACGACAAGATGAGCAGCTACGAGCCATGTGTTTATCCGGGGCGCTCACATACGATGAGTATACTGAACGCATCATTAATGCTGGCTTTGGTCAAATTGAAATCCGCGCCCGTCGTCCTTATCGTTTGTTAGATTCTCAAACTTATAAATTAGAAGAAAATTTACTACTAGAAAGTTTAGATTCTGTTGCTTTCAAAGTCGCTATTCCAGAAGATGGTGCTTGCATCTTCACAGGCAAAACGGCAATTTATGCTGGCACAGAATCTTTATTTGATGATTCAGCAGGGCATCTGCTTCAGCGTGGTATTCCCGCAGCAGTTTGTGATAAAACCGCTGCTAAATTTGCAGCTTTAAAACCAGGAGAAATCATGATTACTGATTCTACTTGGCATTATAGCGGCGGTGGTTGCTGTTAA
- a CDS encoding response regulator transcription factor, translating into MTHILLVEDEVKLARFVELELSYEGYQVSVAYDGLTALTAARELRPDLIILDWMLPGLSGLEICRRLRSTGDKVPIVLLTAKDEVSDRVAGLDAGADDYVVKPFSVEELLARVRAHLRRNQEADAADILEFEDLSLNRRTREVFRGKRLIDLTAKEFDLLEYLLIHPRQVITRDRILEEVWGYDFMGDSNIIEVYVRYLRLKLEANNEKRLIQTVRGVGYALRE; encoded by the coding sequence ATGACGCACATCTTACTGGTTGAAGATGAAGTCAAACTGGCGCGATTTGTAGAACTAGAACTGAGTTACGAAGGTTATCAAGTCAGCGTCGCCTACGATGGATTAACTGCGCTTACCGCAGCGCGGGAATTACGTCCAGACTTAATCATTTTGGATTGGATGTTGCCTGGTTTATCAGGCTTAGAAATTTGCCGTCGCCTACGAAGTACTGGCGATAAAGTGCCGATAGTTTTATTAACTGCTAAAGACGAAGTAAGCGATCGCGTTGCAGGTTTAGACGCTGGTGCTGATGATTATGTAGTCAAACCTTTCAGCGTCGAAGAATTATTAGCCAGAGTCCGCGCTCATCTGCGAAGAAATCAAGAAGCAGATGCCGCAGATATTTTAGAATTTGAAGATTTGAGTTTAAATCGTCGCACGCGAGAAGTATTTCGGGGCAAGCGGTTAATTGATTTAACTGCCAAGGAGTTTGATTTACTAGAATATCTACTCATTCATCCACGACAGGTAATTACCCGCGATCGCATTTTAGAAGAAGTCTGGGGTTATGACTTCATGGGTGATTCCAACATTATCGAAGTTTACGTTCGCTACTTGCGTCTAAAGCTCGAAGCCAATAACGAAAAGCGCCTCATTCAAACTGTGCGTGGTGTCGGCTACGCCTTGCGTGAGTAG
- a CDS encoding alpha/beta fold hydrolase: MTTTVHWQQRVGNQRDWVWRGWQTRYTYIRPAQDNRQTTPLVLLHGFGASIGHWRHNLEVLGEHHTVYALDMLGFGASQKAPVNYSIELWVEQVYEFWKAFIRQPVILIGNSNGSLIALAAAAAHPDMVQGIVMMSLPDPSLEQEAIPPYLRPLVKTIKNIVASPLILKPIFHFVRRPSILRRWAGIAYAHPEAITDELIEILASPPQDRGAARAFSALFKAAIAVNFSPSVKALLPNLKIPMLLIWGQKDRFVPPTLANRFAQYNDKLQILQLEDVGHCPHDECPDQVNQAILNWIGGCLDDTQQSTT, translated from the coding sequence GTGACCACTACGGTACACTGGCAGCAACGAGTTGGGAATCAAAGAGATTGGGTTTGGCGAGGTTGGCAAACTCGTTATACTTACATTCGACCTGCTCAAGACAATCGACAAACAACACCCTTAGTCTTACTACACGGGTTTGGTGCTTCTATTGGTCATTGGCGACATAATTTAGAGGTGTTGGGAGAACACCACACAGTTTACGCCTTAGATATGCTAGGTTTTGGTGCTTCCCAAAAAGCCCCTGTGAATTACAGCATAGAACTGTGGGTAGAGCAAGTATACGAATTTTGGAAAGCTTTTATTCGTCAACCAGTAATATTAATAGGAAATTCTAACGGTTCGCTGATTGCTTTGGCCGCCGCTGCTGCCCATCCTGATATGGTGCAAGGGATAGTGATGATGAGTTTACCTGATCCCTCATTAGAACAAGAAGCGATTCCGCCTTATTTGCGACCTTTGGTCAAAACCATTAAAAATATTGTTGCTTCTCCGCTGATATTAAAACCGATATTTCACTTCGTACGCCGTCCTAGTATATTGCGTCGCTGGGCTGGAATTGCTTACGCTCATCCAGAGGCAATTACCGATGAACTTATAGAGATTTTAGCTAGCCCTCCCCAAGACCGAGGTGCTGCTCGTGCTTTTAGTGCCTTGTTTAAAGCTGCGATCGCTGTTAATTTTAGTCCTAGTGTTAAGGCATTATTACCAAATTTAAAAATACCAATGCTATTAATTTGGGGGCAAAAAGACCGATTCGTTCCTCCTACACTTGCTAATCGATTTGCTCAGTACAACGATAAATTACAAATACTTCAGTTAGAAGATGTAGGTCATTGTCCCCACGATGAATGCCCAGATCAAGTAAATCAAGCGATTTTAAATTGGATTGGTGGATGTCTTGACGACACCCAGCAATCGACCACATGA
- a CDS encoding phospholipid-binding protein, which produces MSWLKRLFGLEKPQNAQVNPTPQAVPQATTTNAASTATQSIPPERVGLNGEYDQSGLAKRVALAFDQDQQLDDVDTLWVAQTTSTVVLKGKVPSQEILNKMVSVAQSVDGATNVDTREVTIG; this is translated from the coding sequence ATGAGTTGGTTAAAAAGACTTTTTGGATTAGAAAAACCTCAAAATGCACAAGTAAATCCTACTCCCCAAGCAGTACCGCAAGCTACTACTACTAATGCTGCCTCTACTGCTACGCAATCAATTCCCCCAGAGCGTGTAGGATTGAACGGAGAATATGACCAAAGTGGACTGGCAAAACGGGTAGCATTGGCATTTGATCAAGACCAGCAACTTGACGATGTTGATACTCTTTGGGTAGCTCAAACAACCAGCACTGTAGTCTTAAAAGGCAAAGTTCCCAGTCAGGAAATTCTGAACAAGATGGTTTCTGTAGCACAATCAGTGGATGGGGCTACAAATGTTGATACTAGGGAAGTTACTATTGGCTAG
- a CDS encoding Mo-dependent nitrogenase C-terminal domain-containing protein, producing the protein MTSFTQVCLHKDLLHPVREWLENIEVHSPKLAHLLCKVIPAQCPFERDIKLFGRQLFHIPPMCKLNPFYEQVVTLRFRALCYLADECGEDVTAYC; encoded by the coding sequence ATGACAAGCTTTACTCAAGTCTGCTTACATAAAGACCTACTGCATCCAGTCCGTGAGTGGTTAGAAAATATTGAAGTTCATAGCCCTAAACTAGCTCATCTGTTGTGCAAAGTCATCCCAGCTCAATGTCCCTTTGAACGTGATATTAAACTGTTTGGTCGTCAGCTATTTCACATTCCGCCAATGTGTAAATTAAATCCTTTCTATGAACAAGTAGTAACTCTGCGTTTTAGAGCGCTCTGTTATCTTGCAGATGAATGTGGTGAAGATGTCACAGCCTATTGCTAA